From Daucus carota subsp. sativus chromosome 6, DH1 v3.0, whole genome shotgun sequence:
CTTGATGCCCATTTCTCAGTAGTGTACAAAGAGGGCTACGACAAGATGTTCTCCAAGGAGGGCACATCTATACCctctttctaattttaaagataCTGCCACACTTACAATCTTGACTGCATACATGATTACACATAAACTATAATCATATATGGTGAATAGCCGCGAGGTAATCTTCTTCATATAATTTTACGAGCTGGGTGAAATTAGACCAGAGTTTACGTTTGACTGTGTATGCAATTCTTACCTAAAGATCAAAGATATACGATGTCCTTGGATCGAGCTTATAACCTTCAATTTTCCCATAATGATGTATTTGGATTTCAGGAGCGGGAAGTCAATTATCTGCAACAAACTAAAGGGGGCAGCAACCAGCAGGTGTACGTCGGACCACCACCTGTGGAGCAAATAATCAATGAAGACATTATGAGAAATCCTTAATAATTGTCTTTTCACATTGCATTCATCAtatgcatacatatatattcatgCATATACAGTGATATACTTTCACTATTATTGCTTTCTATACTCTGTATCAGTAGCTATATCTTCAGGTTTAACTTTTTCACATCATGTATTTTTGACTGTGCCAGTAAAGAATGTTCAGTTCATCAAGGAGCAGTAAATTTTTATGACAATTTAAGTACATTAATTGTTCAAACAAAAGTATTGATGTTGCATGCCCGTTACAAATATAGAAACACCTTGCTTCAAAGTTTGAGCAACAGTTTATAAAGACTTATCAATCTAGGAGAAACAGTGAAGTTTGGTGTTCTTGGTGCCCCATGCCATGTGCGGGTTCACAGAGTAGATTAACTTGATGGAACACACAAGCAAACCAGACTTCAAATTCAACACAATACGAGTTCCCAAAGTTACAAAcagtttggtttttttttagtGAACTATGGAAGCTAGAGAAAAAACATAGAAAGTTATATAATATTGACAGATAAGTGCCTTCCgggattaaaatttaaaacccaCAACACAATGCTGAAAAGCTCAACTGAGAACTATCCCATCAACTACAATTCCTACTACAACAAGTAGCATTGGTTATAAACACTAGAGAAAGCAAGCCCCCCCAACAAAACCCTCGCGTCTCTTCTGAGCACACACAATGCAAGAAAAGGTTATTGAggaaataatttgtaaaaatctTCTAACGATAGAGTTATTAGCTAGTAGATGACAGCAGACGAATAGCTAGTTGTTCAATGGAAAAAGATTGTTCAGTCAATTCAATTTCATTATAACCAAGAAAAGGCCACTAGAGAAAGTTTGATAATGGTGGGACTCGAAGCTTTCACAATCTGAAAAATGTGGATCACACATTGCCAAATTATGCAGGACAATAGAGAGTTTGGAAAAAAGGATACTTACCATGTACTACACAAAAAAGCATTTATAATTGAGCATGCTACAAGGTTTTTTAATTATAGTATTTGGCATCAATGGAAAAGGTCACTAGTTTTAGTTTGTGACAATTCTTAGTCCGAAAGGAAATAACTTATTTGATTATAATTCACCAGACTAGGTACGCTGAGGTGGCTGGGCTTACAACTATATGCTCAAATTCCTTGAAAACATGTCAAAATCTAATATTCAGAACTGTCAGTTGCTCTTAGCTACAAATCCATTTACTTGGGCCAGCCCAACTAGATAGGAAGTCCACCGGGCTAAAAGAAACCTACTAGATTTTGGAGTCAGTTAAGTTATAAGCATCATAAGCATACTACTAAAGACTGTTCAGAATTTTGGTAATAGAATGCTAAATACCATGTTGAAATAAGACTGGCCTTTATGATCTCTGCACAAGAGAGAATTACGGGGAGGTCGTTTTATCAGGCCATCATGAGGAAGCAACCTTCAAATATCCTGAAATTATAAATTGCAGTTGGAATAATCACGCTTGCTAGATGTCCTTGCAATCAGCCGTTTGGAGGGTAACGTTTCCGTGCCTGAAATTAAAGCTAGAAACAAAGTTCTCATCCAATATGCATTTACATGTTAAGGATAATCTTTCCAACTTTTCTCTAACCACTTGTTCACTGGTTTTAGCCTCATGCAAGATAAAGGTTTAGCAACTCAGATCATCAAACCTTACCAGTTACCTTCTCAATCCCATATTCAGGAAAATCAAAAGGATAAATGGAGTAGAAATTACTGTTGTCACGCcttaaataaatatgaatatacCTGCCCGATTAATTGATGCAAACAAAACATAACACAGTAgcatttcttaaaaattatgtctctgatttttattttaaggattGATTCTCTCTTAAACGCGACCCtatttaattaaacttaaaatatatattttttgatggtaAAAAGTTTAATTGGTAATATAATTGTCATTaaagattatttaaattttagatacaTAATAAAAGTTTCTTCtaactaataatttatttaaattgtttttgaccaatttgtttagaaattttttaaaataattatcaatTTCTGTGAAGAAAGTTAATTTATTAGACTCCAGACCCTTCTAATGCATAatcattttattcatattcCACACCCAACTGCTTATTTTGTTTAATCgagatttcaaaattttgggaTCGTTTGGTTCACCAAGTCGAGTGGTACGAGATTAGAATGAACCCGGAATTATTGTAATATTTAAGCACTTAAGTAAATTTTTTGTTCACTTAATCTGTTTTCTGGATGCACCTACTTGGTgaatttagttaaattttaaatattcagagTGAAAACGGCAATTGTTTTGTTGAATCTTATCTGGAAAAGAATATAACAAGGTTCACTACAGTACTTAATATGTTAACCCAAAAAGGTTAGAAGTGGTTGATCGCTTTGCACCTTTCTGAAAACAGTAGTAGTAAATAtagaaaagaagaaataaaaaaatgttgtcCTATAAATGAGTTGGCGTGTAGAAACAGCAAACACGTTGTCCTATAAATTGTACGTGTTGTCCAAAGATTACTTGTGCTTGTAAGCTGGAAAAAATGAGAAAGACTATATTGATCATAGTTTTTATAATCCTAAGTTTTGAATCAAATAAAATTCATGGAGGGAATGTGCTAAGCAAGCCTCCAAAGTTGTTCTCTCAAATCCAGCCAGCAATGTCTCAGCCTACTGATGATCAGCCTCTGAAAAAGATGTCTCCTGCAGACCCTCCTAGCAAGATGTCTCCTGCAGACCCTCCTCCTCCAGTTGACAACACACCTGACACCTCCGATCCTCCtagcaatatataatattataagttGTGTAATATGTAAGTCAGCCATCTAAACAACTTCTCCTATCATCCATATCtatatttcaataatataaagAAGCATAGCATTCACGTTTGTTGCTCATCTCCCATAAATTGTGCTTAGTCTTAAACTGTTGTTCTAGGTATTACACAAGATTTTTCATCAGATCATgccataattaaaaacaattatggTGAACACTTCAACAAGACAAATCACAGTTGAATACAAACGTTAATGATACATAATCATATATTCTTCCAAGTATTTTACATCAAAGCTTTGTCTTTGGTGCAGGCGTATACCAAGTTGAGATCACTTATAGTAAGCTGTGTAACATCCATTATAAAGTAGTTACGAGTCATACTTAATTATATTTCGCACATTAAAAGTGCATCAGGACTTAAGAAAGTGATCCAAGTTTTACATGGTACTAGTAAGAGAGTTTGACAACTCCACAGAACACAAACAATAGTACAAAGTGAATACTTGACAATGTCCAGAATATAAAAGCTGGAAGTTATTCATTTCAGAATTGTGCCACCGATGAGATCAATCAATAATTTATTCTGTATGTAGGAAATTTCAATATACAGGGATATTACTTGGAACAAAAATCCATATAGAAAGTCAATACTTTTGGCTTCGATAAAGATTGCTTATAACAGTGTCAACTTGaatccttaaaaaaaattattcacaaaGACAAATGTAGAACTAACCTCATCCATGCTTGGATTCACGACTAATTTCCCGGAAATCCTCCCCATTCGAATCATACCAATGGGACCATTCCAAGGAATATCTGAAAGCATAAGAGCAGCCGACGTGGCATTGGCTTCCATCACATCAGGATCTTGTTTGCCATCAGACAAAAGAACATTGGCTGATACCTGTAAACCAcaccaaaaatttataaattaaaaatgatgaaAAGCAAAAATAAATTACCCACTATGAGATACCAACACACCTGAACCTCATGGAAAAATCCAGCAGGGAAAAGTGGCCGTATGGGCCGATCAATAAGCCTGCCACATAATAGTTCACGTTCTTTAGGAGCACCCTTCCTATGCATAATAGTCCAAATTTTAAGCAACTGCAAGTTCCCCGGGAAACAAACAAACCAAGTACACGAATTGTGTCCAGTATATAGTgactaaaaaaattagaaatttcaGTTTTCCCTCCTATGGTAGAAGCAAACATTCtgcgaaatattaaaaaaaggagAACATTGCATTGACATTTAATGGTAAAGTTACATCTACACAGATAAAATGAAACCCAACAGCCTAGGATTATAGAAAACCTAGAATTAAAATCAATATTCCTGCAAAAAGAACCTCATTACTTGAACATACAGAAGCCAACACACTAGAGTTGTCTTAAAACTTTATCAGCGGCTGCTATCGTCCTCTGAATATCTTCAGAACTATGTGCTAGGCTAGTGAACCCAGCCTCAAATTGTGAAGGTGCAAAGTATACTCCTTCCTCTAGCATTCCTCTGTAAAATTTTGCAAACTTGGCTGTATCGCACTTCTTAGCATCATCAAAGTTATATACAGGCCCTTCTGTGAAGAAAAAACCGAACATTCCACTTATATAACCTCCACAGATTGCGTGTCCAGCATTCTTTCCGGCTTCCAAAATCCCATTGATAAGCTCACTGGTGATTTTATCCAAGTATTCGTAATTTCCCGCCTGTTTTAACCTCTTAAGAGTGTGGATTCCTGCAGTCATTGCCAATGGGTTACCACTAAGTGTCCCAGCTTGGTACATTGGCCCGGCTGGTGCAACCATCTCCATAATCTCCCTCCTTCCACCATATGCCCCAACAGGCAGCCCACCCCCAATAATCTTCCCCAGGGTTGTTAAGTCGGGAGTGATGCCAAAGTATTCTTGAACACCACCATACGACAACCGAAATCCAGTCATGACTTCATCAAAAATTAGAAGAGTATCATTTCCTTTTTGTGATCTTGCGGAGGCATTCAAGAAATCAACTGTAGGGGTGATGAAACCGGAGTTTCCTACCACAGGCTCAAGGATGATTGCAGCTATTTCCCCTTTGTGCTCCTCAAACAGACTTGTCACAGTTTGAATGTCATTGTATGGAGATGTTAGTGTATCATAGGTAGCTGCCTTCGGGACACCAGGAGAGTCCGGGAGTCCTAGAGTAGCAACACCGCTTCCAGCCTTAACTAAGAATGGATCTGCATGACCATGGTAACAACCCTCGAACTTGATGATTTTCTGTCTGCCAGTGAATGCACGAGCCAGACGAAGTACTCCCATACATGCTTCTGTGCCAGAGTTGACAAATCTCACCATTTCTATACTTGGTACAGCTGAGATGACCATCTCAGCCAGAACATTCTCTAGAAGACATGGAGCACCAAAGCTAGTACCCTTCTTCATTCTTTCAGCCAAGGCTTTGAGTACCTGTAGGTTTATATTAGTTCAGGTTGGTGGACTTAAAATAACAGTAAAAAACCGATTATTCACATCTTCAcagaagaaaagagaaagaaaaactgtGGAAGTATCAACAGAGCTGTCTAAGCGAATTCTTTTAGCAATAAAAGGCTACAGATCGTGGTATATAAATGCGGCAATCAACAGTTTAATTTTGTCATATCTACATCTGCAGTGGAACTATTATATTTACAGGGTATCCAGCATTCTAATATGCCCCATTCTCAAGAGATGTCAAGACGTTAAGAGGGCCTTTCTTTGCAAACAACAACGGCCAGAATAACCGAATAAGATACagtaaaatttaaatgtttttacTGACAGAACAAGAACAAAACGTTCATCCACTTATGTTATATGGGGGTGGAGAAGAACAACTACAACAATTAGGCTAGTAAAACAAATGAAGATATCTAGCAAATTAACAGTACCTAAACATAATGTACTACTAGCAGTCATAATTAACGGAAGGCATAAGAAGATGATAAACCTCATCGTCGGCATGACCAATGATTGCAGGCCCCCATGAACCAACGTAATCGATGTACTCGTTTCCATCAATGTCCCACATGTGAGATCCCTTGACCGAGTCAATCACAATAGGCTGTCCGCCTACTGATTTGAATGCTCGTACCGGCGAATTCACACCTCCAGGCATCAATTCCTGCCCAAATTTCACCAGAGTAAGTAAATAAACTCAACAAACAAGACTCCTTCTAAAAAGTAAATTACTACAGTAAATAATAACATCCATTATACTCAACGAGATGAGAAAACAAAGGAAACTAAAAAAAGCATATCCATTCATCAAACACGCAATTAGATAAAGAAAAGAATACAATTAACGATGCGTATTGTGTGTAAGAGAAAAGAACTAATCAATTATTAGTTCTCTCTCCATCAACaaataagtttgtaagtttttcCCCAACTTTGAAGTCAGAGTGGGAGGAGGATTGAACAAAACTTAAGAAAAGAGATGGCTATCAAGAGAACTAGAATATTTTCTTCATAAACTGAATTGCTGAAAATAGACTATGCTATATTGGTTCACAACctccaaatatttttaaagatatGAAAACATAGCATGGTTGTTTGTCACAACGCCGAAGTCAAGTCGAGTCGATACAGGTCCAGCTGGGCAACTAGTTGTCAGCTAgtagacaaattaataataataataataataataataacttgtGACACTTAATTTGGTAAACAACTTCCAATTATTACAATTCAATACAAACAAGGCAGCATAAGAACTTCAGCATAAACTACAAACCAAGCATGGAACACACCTTGGATAATGTTCCTGAAGCTTCCTCAACAGATCTTGGCGACTTGCTAGATCTAGCCTTCCTGTTCCGCTTTTTATCTTTCTGATTCAGTGATAGGCATGAACAACAGATAATAAGCAATGAGAAACCAAACAAACTTAGAGGGAAAAGGTtcgtctgtgtgtgtgtgtgtgtgtgtgtgtgtgtgtgtgtgagagagagagagagagaccatTTCTTTATCAGCAAGCAATTCTTCAGTTGTAACATGTGGAGATTCCAAAAACTCCAATAGTTTTGCAGACAGATCTTCCTGAACCACAGTTGGCAACTTGTCAGAATTGCAAATAAGGCAAAGTTCAGATGACAACTTCTAAACACCTTATTCGCATAGTCTCAATCCCACTCACCTTCTTTGTAGAGGCTTTATTAACTGGTATGTTAAGGATATCACAAAAAAAACAGTAGTTTTTCTTTGACACTTATCGATCCTCTCCTTAATTTTTGTCCTCTGCTTTTCCTGGATAATGTagacaaaatattaaaacaagCAGCAATGAGTACCTACATAATTAAAATGACCCAAACCAGGCCAAAAGAAATAGACCGACTCCACCCGTCTATCTGATACTATGAAGAGTAGGCAAAAATAAAAGCTTAGCAATTTAAGATATTAATCCTCCGGCTCATACCTCATTCTCAGCCCACACGAAGCCTGAAAACAACCCAATGTTCTTTTTTAGTGTATGCACCTGCAATATAATCCCATGATGAATGCCTGGCTGCCTTATAATTCATTGACTAAATctccaaataattttattagtaagCAGAAACACATGCACATAGTGACcatcaacagaaattttaaaattcagcaTCTATGAAAATGATTTACTTCCAAAAATGAATAACAGTGAAGTCCATAAAATATAACCTTCATCCTCTTTCCAAAAAGGATGTTATGTAGTAGCTGCAGGTTATCATCAGGTTTTATCTTTGACAGCTTGAAGGCCActgcaaaaattaaaaatatcaaattaaacGATACTCAAATCTTCTCACACAATCTCAGAGAATTTTATGCCCAACATAAACGATGATAAAAGCTTAAGAACAGATGTTCATAGACCAATCAT
This genomic window contains:
- the LOC108228194 gene encoding polyribonucleotide nucleotidyltransferase 2, mitochondrial-like, whose amino-acid sequence is MHRKGAPKERELLCGRLIDRPIRPLFPAGFFHEVQVSANVLLSDGKQDPDVMEANATSAALMLSDIPWNGPIGMIRMGRISGKLVVNPSMDEEDRRCQVCCQLEEEGLQETSC